DNA sequence from the Oryza brachyantha chromosome 5, ObraRS2, whole genome shotgun sequence genome:
ATAAAGGTGCATTTAGCGTGTCAGAACTCAGAACActcaatgtattttttgttgaactCCATGGCATGGGGTGGGTAGAAAAAGCAAACGGCGTACccgtaaacaaaaaataattttaaatactatttttacatacatattcttagcatTCTATTCTAATTTTTacgtataaacataaatagaagtaaaaatatatgaataaacataaacagaaacgCAAAAACGCGGGTGCATGTGTGACCAGTGGGTTCCGTGCTTTGCTTTGCTAGCCATTGATTCTGGCTGCGATCcgttctcaaaaattttagaagagaGGTCATATTGACGCGTAcagttatatatttgaagtattaaacatagtctaattacaaaacgaattttagattccgtctgaaaactgcgagacgaatcttttaagtttaattcgtcattagcatatgttggttattgtagcacgtatggctaattatgtactaattaggctcaaaagattcgtctcacgatttctcccataactgtgtaattagttttactatttatatatatttaatgttttatttagatgtccaaagattcgatgtgatatttttgagaaaagtttttgggaactaaaaaGGGCCTCTGTGTTACTACTCGAGAAGACATGGGTTGTCCATTTCCTGCCATAAGTTCCCAAACCTTATAATCCTAGATGCATCGAACATGATAAACTTTGATTGGAAGATCGCGAGTCAATATTCACACTAGAATCACATGAAAGACAAGCTTTTGTCTGATGAAATTGATCTACACTGTTCAAAGGTCCCAGAAACCATGTTATCATGCCTTCTGCACTGCTCATTTTCATTCTTGTAGACTGCTAGTTAGTTTGCCCCAAAATCCAATTAGACATCACTACATCAGATGCTGGTTTCAGTCGCTTTCATCAGAAACCAAACAGGATCATCTGCTGTTTGAAAGGTTACAACAAGAATAACAATCCAGTCTTTATTAAACATATttcactttaaatttggagttcattttaggattttttttagcataagtttattttttggtgttggcttttagatcgataagaatacgtatataaaagttttattcacaatttttttttcgtttgcaaatatgtcatttccAAACAATCGCCCTATATCCAGGGAGAtaaaggccgcgttcggcagccCCCAGATAGTTAATTTACCttcctcgttttccgcacgcacgttttctaaactactaaacggtgtattgtttacaaaaattttctatagaaaagttgttttaaaaaatcatattaatatattttattttttaataattaataattaattaatcatatactaatctattactgtaTTTACCGTGCCAgagcataagttaacttacgcCCCCGAACGTGGCTAAAGTAGCCTAGGAAAAATGGGATAAAAAGTGAGCTgaaacttctctgcaatccGAGCTGTATCCACTATTCCATTATCTTATCTGGTGCCTTGGATTGGAGGGTTTGGAGCACCACATGAGGTGTTCTTCTTCCTTAGGGGAGAAGACATTGTTGTCAAGACTCAAAAAGCTTGTGAACCTTTGGGAGCATGTGATGTCCTCTAAAcacattaatttaattaactatggcctacaaatacaaaatttgatttaaatgTTTGGTTTCTTATTGCGACCCGTCCTAGAAACATGCTTGCTCCGGCATGCTTCATCAGGTTGCTTACGTGTGAAAACCAAATCAGTGTCAAAAAAGGCCCCAAGCAAGCAAGGGTTTAATTAAAGCAATCTTTATTCCTTATTACTAGCTTTGAGCAATTGAGCTAGACATGATCACTCATAGCTCCCCCTTAAACAATGTTTTGATTACATCCTACATAGGCCACGTTCGTTGTGGTTGGTGTTGGGGTAAGTTCTTCTgcgtaaaaaatatagtaatccattaatacatgattaattaactattaattataaaaaattaaaaaaaataatatgatattttaatgaaacttttctataattttttttataaaaatatatcgtgtAACAGTTAAGAAAGTGTGCATACGAAAAACTAAGAAATCTAGATAGGTTCGGCACCATACTCTTAGTAGTGCACACGTTGCttacttcataaattgttacCATCTTTCCGGCAAAGCAAGCTTTCTTTTGTGTGCCTGTTACTTGTTAACACAAATCACACTGCCAAGTTGCAACCTTTTCTTTCCCGTTGGAGCACACGACATCAGCATTATGGTATGCCAGCTATTCAGCTAAACTAACCACAGTTCATCGTTAGATTCAGTATCATCTTATCACTGTGTCTCTTGCTTGCACTGCTCTCCACACCTCCTAGCACACGTATCTGTAGTCCTGCACACTGTTTGCCATTGATGTTAGTACACCAGATTCATGTCAGCAGGTAGGTAGGTATGCCATCTATCAATGGGCTGCgattgtttggaaaaaaaatcacatgttatctataaatgaaaaataatttatgaataaaattttatattgtttttagcgatctaaaagtgaagactggaaaataaatttcgataGAAACTCCCAAATTAGCTCTAAGtcttagattaaaaattaaagttttaacttataaatataaacggaagcaaaaaaaaaaacaacagatAGGCTCTGGGGTTTTGTTCAGAGGGGGTAGGAGGTGTGGTAGCATCAGCCACATGAACAAATTTCCTGGAAGAAGCCGGAATGCATCACCCCAGAAGGCCGCCAATGCCACGATGATTGACATGATGAAACCTTACCTAAGATATGTATCACTGTAGCAAGCAGCTTGAGCttatcacatataaaatactgCTGGCCGTGTGATGGAAGCGTCTGCTCCGTGTTATCTGTGGACTGCATTGATCgtcaagagaaaaaagaatgcaCCGACTGTTGTTGCAGAGGAGCATGAGGCTCGGTGCTCATCTTTTgacttattaaaatattaagtacaaacaaaaataattcacgaataatatttttatatatgtgtttttagtgatctaaaaactactttttaaaaacctaaaaatcaactacagatttaatgctgaaaatttaaattttagcatggGATGATGGTTTGGAATGgtgtatttatatacatatattgttGGCAATCTAAAACCAAGTATGGAAAAAAACTTTGGGAAAAAAAGCTTCAagaatcaactccaaatttaagatttaaaaataaggttgaaaatttaaatatataagtaaaaataaaaagataaaagtggATAttagcataagcgaaaaaataaacttagatgGGAACATTGCCGAGGAGTGGACTCATTATGCAGGAAGAAGCGGAAGCATGGGTGATGCAGCTAGGATACGCAAAGCATCCTATCGCAGCGGCTTTACAACACCGCGtcttcctccttttctttgctTTAAATTTGGCGGTGGTGCACGCCGGCCCCGGCcaccgcggcggaggaggagtgcCTTCTGTGTCGTGTCGTGTCGTggcggagaaggagaaggagatgacgccgcggcggctccCGAAGCGGATCATCCTGGTGCGCCACGGCGAGAGCCAGGGGAACCTCGACATGTCCGCCTACACCACCACGCCGGACTACCGCATCCCGCTCACCCCTCTCGGCGTCGACcaggcgcgcgccgccggcaggGCCATCCTCGACGTCGTCTCCTCCTgctccggcgccggtggcggcggcggcggggccaaCTGGAAGGTGTACTTCTACGTGTCCCCCTACGAGCGGACGCGCGCCACGCTGCGGGAGATGGGCGCCGCGTTCCCGCGCCACCGCGTCATCGGCGCCCGCGAGGAGTGCCGCGTCCGGGAGCAGGACTTCGGCAACTTCCAGGTCGAGGAGCGGATGCGCGCCGTCAAGGAGACCCGCGACCGCTTCGGCCGCTTCTTCTTCCGCTTCCCCGAGGGcgagtccgccgccgacgtcttCGACCGCGTCGCCAGTACGCCCCCCGCCCGCACCTCGCCATTGCTGCTCGCACCGCAAGCGACGAGCTAAAGAAGACATCGATGGCTCCTTGCGTTTCAGGTTTCTTGGAGTCGCTGTGGAGGGACATCGACATGGGGAGGCTGGAGCAGGACGCGAGCTGCGAGACCAACCTGGTGATCGTCTCCCATGGCCTCACCTCGCGGGTGTTCCTCATGAAGTGGTTCAAGTGGACGGTGGACCAGTTCGAGCGCCTCAGCAACTTCGACAACTGCGAGTTCCGCGTCATGCAGCTCGGCCCCGCCGGCGAGTACAGCCTCCTCGTCCACCACACCCGGGAGGAGCTCCAGCGGTGGGGCCTCTCGCCGGAGATGATCGCCGACCAGCAGTGGCGCGCCTCCGCCAACCGCCGCAGCTGGGCCGACGActgctcctccttcctcgccaCCTTCTTCGACCACTGGAACGATcatgaagacgacgacgacgacgatcacGGGGAGGAAAATGGCAAGATCaacaagctgctgctgctggagtaATGAtcttttgttcttgtttgcTTGGTTCTTTCTTTAATTATACTTCAAGCTGAAATTCTTTggaatttgatttgattgatCGCCATCGGGGCGACGCATTAGCTGATTCTTTTCTGTTTATTCAGTAGCCTGTTCATACATAGTTGCTAGCAATTACATTGGATAAATACTATATATGATTTGGGGGAAATGGAACAAATCAATTACATCGAGTGCAATGCATCATTGATTTTCAGGCCTTTTGTTGTGAATTCCATTCGTATTACTTCACTGTCAAAAGGGGATCATTGCACATCTTCTGTAACTAACAACAGCCCCTTCTGTTGTAAACTCTGTCCTATGTCAAAAACATTTGATTTGGGGGAAATGCAGCATATTGGAATCACAACATCTATGAAGGCCAGTTATGTCTCCAAGATTTGGTTCCAGTTCAATTCTGATTACAGTTTACTACTAGAAATGGCCATGTCCTCTTTTACTATTACAGTTTGCTATCTTTAACTGCTAAAGTAGGTCATATTTTACATCTtcagtttatattttcttttacaagGAATGCATTTTTGTCAGAAAAGGATAACCTTACCATTTCATTTGGTTGTTTCTCtgctcttttttcccttttgcgACGGGGCCAAAAAATAGCACCTGCTATTCATGTATATCTAGAGACACACTCCAGTTTCCACATGCATTTCATCAGAAAACAGGTGCAAATGCAAAGATTCCCTGCTTGCTACTAGTTGGCATGTTCATCCTTGACTATGGCACACACTATAGCATCTAGATTTTGGTCCCTTGCAATTTCGTGCAGTGCACTACAAGTAGgtgtacttttttttccccttgttcTTTTCTCTCTGTGTTTCTTTAACCAGGAGTACCAGAATTGTGGATCCACATAAACTGAGCACTGTCCTAGGATCTGTgtactaatttgaagtatctGTGTACTAGGATCTGTGTGATCCATAGTCTAATCAATATATGATTAGGCACAtctaaaaataggaaaaatgaaaacaatggCTTGCATCTGCAGGTAATTCAGTAATCAAATATCCAGCTGTAAGGATTATGTGTTGTTGATAGGGGCAGATTTTTCTTGTCCTGCATCGCATGAACTCGATATGTTCCTCTCTTCCTACGAGTTTCCCATGGATTGCACATGAGCATATCAGCagtctgaattttttttttaagagcaACTGGGGCGAGATCCCCAAATGCTGGCTGAGGCGTAATGttgacatcttttttttttctgaaacaatGATCAATACCCATCAGGGCTTGGATTTCATTAATAAGCATGAAACTTTTGGACTAGTTGCCCATGATATTTTGCTACGTAAATCGCAAGTTAACAGGGCATTGACATGCTTACTTTAAGTATATTGGAATATAAGAACAACTTGTTCTGACATGTAGGTTGTGCAGCTAATTTATGGTCCCTTTGGCTGCTTGCGTTGAACAGATCACTCTACCCATTCACTCTTCCGTTTAATATTCCCTCCAGTATTTTATTTGTCATATactttttctttaattctCAGAAGTCAACGGGCTGCAATTTTGATTACTAATCCCCTTGTTCTACCcaccgtttcataatgtaatatgttagatttttttagttgcaacgtttaaccattcgtcctattaaaaaattgagtataaatataaaaaatgataagtcatgtttaaagttcttttgatagtAAGAAAGTCACACgcaaaataaatagtatttccatgattttttgaataagacgaatggccAAACATTGCAagagaaaagtcaaacattttacattatgaaacgaattGAGTATTTACTACTTCCgcacttcatttttttaatgctaGGCGCCATCAATTTTTGGAACTATGTTTAAacgttttaataaaatgaatggtccaaaagttaatggcgccaaataaaaaaacttgagGCAATACTTGCCACCATTGGTTAGtgctattttaattttgataattaaaaacttctaaatcactatatatatatatatatattgttcaatggaaatgaaaattactatatgatactattgaaaattcaacacagtactttaataaatattgtattattaaatatttatgattattttgtGTTAACAAGTATTTAGAAATGAAGAAATCCCCCCTTCCCATACCATGGATGAGAGGTCACGCTCACTTTTATgggtgatcgatcgagattAAATAAACATGGTTAATAATTTACTAGTATAGATGGGTGAAGTTGATACTTATGATGTAGCACAATATTGATATATGGTTGGGCTTGGTCTAAAGTGGTGTTAAGTTGGTTAGATGATGGTTTAACTTTTGCTAAACTAAATGCTTCATAAATGTTGTGAATGCAAATTGTCCCTGCGAGGCTATTTTCATTGTACTCCCTTTGCATTATTATTACACTTATCTGGTatgacttgttgagtacggtgttTGTACTTAGTCCTAGGATTTCTCCTTTTTCATAAAGGTAGGTATTGAGTCTGATGAGGATCCTTTAGATGACTAAGGCGAGTCACTATGCTTGAGGACTACCTGTGAGTCGTTGCCCCGTGTCCTAGTTTAATTATTGCGCTGTATGTTTAagacttattattttatttattttttaacacgaTGGTCCTGTATTGATTTGTCTCTTATGTACCTGGGTGGATCGGGACGTAATTCAcaattaagtttgaaaattgaataaatttaTGGGTGTGACACATGGCAACAAAACTTGTGGCCCTTGAGACTTGTTGGGGAGGTAGTGACTTCACACCCAGAAATTCCTGACCAAAATTTCTAAGCTAAATGTGTATTAAA
Encoded proteins:
- the LOC102711346 gene encoding phosphoglycerate mutase-like protein AT74H; the encoded protein is MQLGYAKHPIAAALQHRVFLLFFALNLAVVHAGPGHRGGGGVPSVSCRVVAEKEKEMTPRRLPKRIILVRHGESQGNLDMSAYTTTPDYRIPLTPLGVDQARAAGRAILDVVSSCSGAGGGGGGANWKVYFYVSPYERTRATLREMGAAFPRHRVIGAREECRVREQDFGNFQVEERMRAVKETRDRFGRFFFRFPEGESAADVFDRVASFLESLWRDIDMGRLEQDASCETNLVIVSHGLTSRVFLMKWFKWTVDQFERLSNFDNCEFRVMQLGPAGEYSLLVHHTREELQRWGLSPEMIADQQWRASANRRSWADDCSSFLATFFDHWNDHEDDDDDDHGEENGKINKLLLLE